Proteins encoded in a region of the Methanobacterium sp. genome:
- a CDS encoding DNA-directed RNA polymerase subunit H: protein MVKKDILKHELVPDHVVLSKSEVKKVLKKLDIHPEQLPKIKLDDPVVKAIEAKSGDILKITRKSQTAGKFETYRLVLD from the coding sequence ATGGTGAAGAAGGATATCTTAAAACATGAACTAGTTCCAGATCATGTTGTTTTGTCGAAATCTGAAGTTAAAAAAGTATTAAAAAAGCTTGATATCCATCCTGAACAACTGCCAAAAATAAAACTAGATGATCCAGTTGTAAAAGCTATAGAAGCTAAATCAGGGGATATTCTTAAGATAACCAGAAAAAGTCAGACTGCTGGAAAATTTGAAACATATCGTTTGGTTTTAGATTAA
- a CDS encoding phosphoglycerate kinase, with amino-acid sequence MMAPDFYTIDDLELDGKTVLVRVDINSPVDPLTGLLLDDTRIRLHSDTISELAEKGAKTVLIAHQSRPGKNDFTTLQQHAETLSKILKMPVGYVDDIFGSNAREAISTLKGGEILLLENVRFYSEEILQRKPLEQAETHMVRLLSPLADYFINDAFAAAHRSQPSMVGFAMKMPSAAGRVMEKELKALYSAVSNVKRPCVYVLGGVKVDDSIMVMENALEAGSADHILTTGLVANIFLWGGGVNIRKQNKKFIEDREYCEYVKKAKNLCKKFKDKILAPSDLAVCKDDKRLEYPVEKLPNLPIFDLGTETITEYARIIRNARTIFANGPAGVFEKEGFNQGTEDILNAISSSPGFSIIGGGHLAAAANQMGLTGISHISSGGGASINLIAGVRLPAVEVLRESVLKNKVKN; translated from the coding sequence CCTGATTTTTACACCATTGACGATCTTGAATTAGATGGTAAAACAGTGTTGGTACGAGTAGATATCAACTCCCCAGTCGATCCTTTAACTGGACTACTTCTTGATGATACACGCATCAGATTACACTCAGACACAATCAGTGAACTGGCAGAAAAAGGTGCAAAAACTGTTTTAATTGCTCATCAAAGCCGTCCTGGGAAAAATGACTTTACCACACTCCAACAACATGCTGAAACTCTTTCTAAGATATTAAAAATGCCAGTGGGTTATGTTGATGATATATTTGGCAGTAATGCTCGGGAAGCCATATCAACGTTGAAAGGAGGGGAAATACTTCTTTTAGAAAACGTCCGTTTCTATTCTGAAGAAATACTCCAAAGAAAACCATTAGAACAAGCTGAAACGCACATGGTAAGGTTATTATCACCATTAGCAGACTACTTCATAAACGATGCTTTTGCTGCTGCCCATCGCTCGCAACCTTCAATGGTCGGTTTTGCTATGAAAATGCCGTCTGCAGCAGGAAGAGTGATGGAAAAAGAGCTTAAAGCATTATACAGTGCAGTAAGTAATGTTAAAAGACCGTGCGTTTATGTCTTAGGCGGGGTTAAAGTCGATGATTCTATAATGGTTATGGAAAACGCATTGGAGGCAGGAAGCGCCGATCATATCCTCACCACGGGTTTAGTTGCCAACATATTTTTATGGGGTGGTGGAGTAAACATACGAAAACAAAACAAGAAGTTCATAGAAGATAGGGAATACTGTGAATATGTTAAAAAGGCCAAAAATCTTTGTAAAAAATTTAAAGACAAGATACTGGCACCTAGTGATCTAGCAGTCTGTAAGGATGATAAAAGATTGGAGTATCCAGTGGAAAAACTTCCAAACTTGCCAATCTTTGATCTGGGCACTGAAACCATCACAGAATACGCTCGTATAATTAGAAATGCACGTACCATATTTGCTAATGGTCCTGCCGGTGTTTTTGAGAAGGAAGGATTCAATCAAGGTACTGAAGATATTCTTAATGCAATATCATCTTCTCCGGGATTTTCGATTATTGGAGGTGGACATCTTGCTGCTGCTGCAAATCAAATGGGATTAACTGGAATTAGCCATATTAGCAGTGGGGGGGGAGCTTCTATTAACCTTATTGCGGGAGTAAGACTGCCTGCGGTGGAAGTTTTAAGAGAATCAGTATTAAAAAACAAGGTTAAAAATTAG
- a CDS encoding DNA-directed RNA polymerase subunit B'': MVKNAWGLVDTFFDEYKLVDHHIKSYNDFVNHRIQDIIDITEPIVLEQGEYCIQTGKVEIKKPYIKEADGSKSKVFPTEARLRNLTYSAHMYMDMALSKGEEEPQLEKVYIGELPVMLKSNICHLNGLGYHELEKNGEDPQDPGGYFIVNGSERAIVTMEEIAPNKIILERIGEKEDRRARAIVTSIKSGFRARITLEYRKPRKKGVFLRISFPYVPGEIPLVVLLRALGLEKDVDLVSSVSEENDVQFLLIDDIQTSEITTTYDAIKYIGNRVAKGMTEEYRIKRAEDVIDRYLLPHMGVESDKRAEKATYLAEMTEMLLQVIFDERDPHDKDHYANKRLRVSGDLMEDLFRVAFTSLTRDMTYQLERSLARGKEPSVKQAVRSDVLTENIKHAIATGNWVGGRAGVSQLLDRTSYMGTLSHLKRVVSPLSRSQPHFEARDLHPTQFGKICPNETPEGPNCGLVKNLAILAKISEGSDPDELEAVIKKVKGINLI, translated from the coding sequence ATGGTAAAAAATGCTTGGGGACTTGTTGACACCTTTTTTGATGAATACAAACTGGTTGACCATCATATAAAATCATATAATGACTTTGTAAACCATCGAATACAGGACATAATTGACATAACCGAACCAATAGTTCTGGAACAGGGAGAATACTGCATACAAACTGGTAAAGTGGAGATAAAGAAACCCTACATTAAAGAAGCAGATGGATCAAAAAGTAAAGTTTTTCCAACAGAAGCCCGACTGAGAAATCTAACTTACTCGGCCCACATGTACATGGACATGGCTTTGAGTAAGGGTGAAGAAGAACCACAACTGGAAAAGGTGTATATTGGTGAACTTCCAGTTATGCTCAAATCCAATATTTGCCACTTAAATGGATTAGGATATCATGAACTTGAAAAAAATGGAGAAGATCCTCAGGATCCAGGAGGATACTTCATTGTAAATGGTTCAGAAAGAGCCATTGTAACCATGGAAGAGATTGCACCTAACAAGATAATTCTGGAAAGAATAGGTGAAAAAGAAGACCGCAGGGCAAGAGCCATTGTAACATCGATTAAAAGTGGTTTCAGAGCAAGAATCACTCTCGAATATCGTAAACCACGCAAAAAAGGAGTGTTTTTAAGAATATCATTCCCTTATGTGCCGGGAGAAATACCATTAGTGGTTCTTCTACGTGCATTGGGTCTTGAAAAAGATGTTGATCTGGTTAGCAGCGTTTCCGAAGAAAATGATGTACAATTCTTACTTATCGATGATATTCAAACATCAGAGATTACTACAACCTATGATGCTATCAAATACATAGGTAACAGAGTAGCTAAAGGAATGACTGAGGAATACAGAATAAAAAGAGCAGAAGACGTCATAGATCGATATTTATTACCTCATATGGGTGTAGAGTCTGATAAAAGGGCTGAAAAAGCCACATACTTAGCTGAAATGACAGAAATGCTTCTCCAAGTTATTTTTGATGAACGCGACCCACATGATAAGGATCATTATGCCAACAAACGATTACGCGTATCTGGAGATTTAATGGAAGATTTGTTCCGAGTTGCATTTACCAGTTTAACCCGTGACATGACCTATCAACTTGAACGGAGTTTAGCAAGAGGTAAAGAACCATCAGTTAAGCAAGCTGTACGTTCTGATGTTCTAACTGAGAACATTAAACATGCTATTGCCACTGGAAACTGGGTTGGGGGACGGGCAGGAGTAAGTCAGTTACTCGATCGTACTAGTTACATGGGAACTCTTTCACACCTTAAACGTGTTGTATCTCCATTATCAAGGAGCCAACCACACTTTGAAGCTCGTGATTTGCATCCAACTCAATTTGGGAAGATATGCCCCAACGAAACTCCAGAGGGACCCAACTGTGGTTTGGTAAAAAACTTGGCTATACTTGCCAAAATAT